One part of the Pecten maximus chromosome 1, xPecMax1.1, whole genome shotgun sequence genome encodes these proteins:
- the LOC117338004 gene encoding LOW QUALITY PROTEIN: poly(ADP-ribose) glycohydrolase-like (The sequence of the model RefSeq protein was modified relative to this genomic sequence to represent the inferred CDS: inserted 2 bases in 1 codon) yields MSEPPAKRKKTILDFFKKNKCDQDQPDTKTRKGKMADGKANNPAKPIVSVKLPLTKTLSGGNQQTTSHAEASNSGTSHAGTSHMGTSHAGTSHAGTSSVSNHKGSVSFQGSSSVAAAIHGEKNEAETVPMDCDSPLLFSDSEPSGQDSEEHILDIPTRKPSERKKDCVFMGIPIAKLNKSPNCLERLQPLTSNNTHTVLFKVPFQYSGMPPDPFPSSFKDRWDNEHVRMPCSNFNEYPVRGKDGKQAVRRRWDMITEVLLCDIPGPYELEEVILTYNSRYSDRWDFKTLHYFFSEEIEKEERNHFFNKTLKEMVTLALNLPNLCTQPIPLLKKGKSRSVTFSQQQLSCLLANAFFCTFPRRNARQKTSEYSNYPSINFNSLFDGAPNQVKLEKLRCIMNYFRRVTTTVPTGTVTFVRQTVDKCPEWNKLDTSLRGLHVSAEGTIEDDGIGMLQVDFANKYLGGGVLGQGCVQEEIRFLICPEMIVSRLITECLEKNECLIMKGCERFSDYDGYAKTFRWKSDYVDKTPRDDWGRLCTDVVAIDALIFHGYPRQFKASSVVRELDKAYCGFVHPHCXKEVKNLSAVCTGNWGCGAFGGDKQLKALIQLMAASQAKRDLCYFTFDDKALRDELYRIHDYLTKVNPIGISNIMVLIDQYERNVVSKFFRKKNVTLYEYIIKVFDGSLENTDSEPESPADFSQSSQEGINAESVHGKAKESLNF; encoded by the exons ATGAGTGAGCCACCTGCAAAGAGAAAGAAAACCATTTtagatttctttaaaaaaaacaaatgtgaccaag ATCAACCGGATACCAAAACACGCAAGGGAAAAATGGCTGATGGAAAAGCTAACAATCCAGCAAAACCTATAGTTAGTGTTAAACTTCCTTTGACCAAGACTCTGTCTGGAGGCAATCAGCAGACGACAAG TCATGCGGAAGCCAGTAATAGTGGAACAAGTCATGCAGGAACAAGTCATATGGGAACCAGTCATGCGGGAACCAGTCATGCGGGAACATCATCTGTTAGCAATCACAAAGGATCAGTTTCATTTCAag GTTCATCCTCTGTTGCGGCTGCCATTCATGGGGAAAAGAACGAAGCTGAGACGGTTCCAATGGATTGTGATTCTCCGCTTCTGTTCTCAGA CTCAGAGCCATCTGGACAGGACAGTGAAGAACATATTCTTGATATTCCTACACGGAAACCAAGTGAGAGAAAAAAAGACTGTGTGTTCATG GGGATACCAATAGCCAAACTAAACAAGAGTCCCAACTGCTTGGAGAGACTGCAGCCCCTCACATctaataacacacacacagtCTTATTCAAAGTTCCT TTTCAGTACAGTGGTATGCCCCCAGATCCCTTCCCATCAAGCTTCAAGGATCGCTGGGACAATGAACATGTGAGGATGCCGTGTTCAAACTTCAATGAATACCCAGTCAGGGGCAAG GACGGAAAGCAGGCGGTACGGAGACGATGGGATATGATCACTGAAGTCTTGCTTTGCGACATCCCTGGCCCGTACGAACTGGAG gAGGTCATTCTAACATATAATTCAAGGTATTCAGATCGATGGGACTTCAAAACACTTCATTATTTCTTCAGCGAA GAAATTGAGAAGGAGGAGAGGAATcattttttcaacaaaacattaaaagaaATGGTTACGTTAGCTTTAAACCTTCCGAACCTTTGTACGCAG cCGATACCACTTTTGAAGAAAGGAAAGAGTCGAAGTGTCACCTTCAGCCAACAGCAACTTTCCTGTTTGTTAGCGAATGCGTTCTTTTGTACTTTTCCTCGTAGAAATGCCAGACAAAAGACATCTGAGTATAGTAACTACCCTTCCATCAATTTTAACAG CTTGTTTGACGGTGCGCCGAACCAGGTGAAATTGGAAAAACTGAGGTGCATTATGAACTATTTTCGACGAGTCACAACCACAG TTCCCACAGGTACAGTGACTTTTGTTCGACAGACCGTGGACAAATGTCCGGAATGGAATAAACTAGATACGTCTCTACGGGGTTTACATGTGTCTGCGGAGGGCACCATAGAGGATGATGGGATAGGCATGCTACAG GTGGACTTTGCTAACAAGTACCTTGGAGGGGGCGTCCTAGGACAGGGGTGTGTTCAAGAGGAAATCCGATTTCTCATCTGCCCAGAAATGATTGTGTCCCGCCTCATCACGGAGTGTCTTGAAAAAAACGAGTGCCTCATCATGAAAg GTTGTGAGCGTTTCAGTGACTATGATGGTTATGCCAAAACATTCAGGTGGAAAAGCGACTATGTGGACAAAACACCAAG AGACGACTGGGGACGACTGTGTACCGATGTGGTGGCGATAGATGCCCTCATCTTCCATGGATATCCACGCCAATTCAAAGCTAGCTCTGTGGTCCGGGAGCTTGACAAG GCCTATTGTGGCTTCGTGCATCCGCACTG TAAAGAGGTCAAGAACCTATCCGCTGTCTGTACGGGAAACTGGGGATGTGGCGCCTTCGGAGGGGACAAGCAACTCAAAG CTCTTATCCAGCTGATGGCAGCATCACAGGCAAAGCGCGACCTTTGCTACTTCACTTTTGATGACAAAGCTCTACGTGACGAACTGTACCGGATACATGACTACCTAACCAAAGTTAATCCTATAGGAATTA GTAATATCATGGTGCTGATAGATCAGTATGAAAGGAATGTGGTGAGCAAGTTCTTTAGGAAAAAGAATGTCACCTTGTATGAGTACATTATCAAGGTGTTCGATGGCAGCCTGGAAAACACAGATTCTGAACCAGAATCCCCTGCCGATTTCTCCCAGAGCAGCCAAGAGGGAATAAATGCCGAATCGGTTCATGGCAAAGCTAAAGAATCGCTTAATTTCTGA